The Chryseolinea soli genome contains a region encoding:
- a CDS encoding FtsX-like permease family protein: MNVNAVLIALRQLRKNPLTGLFTLAGLAIGITTFTLLLFYVRKESSYDRFHQDPDQLYRIVNQYRIGTDHQTTAWTSPAITTYTQEKLSEVAEMVRLFRYRSPSVMVEEQTGKSFSEENSLWADANVFRVFTFHFIKGNPAQALMRPNTMVITSSAAKKYFGNNDPIGRSLNDLTMGATFEITAVVDDMPVTSHFRADFLCSLTTLPKLWGENILSNWNNSFLYTYVRLANGATPAATETKLNAVLATNTSSTADASSHFSLQPVPDIHLKSHVLNEWQANSDIRYIYILTLVGVLILLVSTINYVNLWIARAEQRTREIGIRKAIGSSKLQLGKQFVVESLVQVVLALVLSIALAPTIGPQMESAFGEPVSWLPSANVTTWVAIGVGIALFMTVVMLYPIRIISKIQPAWAIKGTVVKLQKGFGLWQGLVAFQVLATTMLITGTLLVQRQLTFIEQTPIGYDAGHLLNIAQLSNTALREQLKNELLQHPHIRAASGVSHQVGGLLYQSGYTVYKKDEPEIVLWQRMHTDHDFCKTYGIPILAGRDFSKTVASDTANFIINEAACRQLLVSPSEAVGLEIAGENNVRGKIIGIMKDFHFKTLHTAIEPLIAHIVPDRVRMLSVNIDNEDREATLAWIGAKWKTLEPAVPFMYTSLDDFNHRHYALEHQFEKLIMFFTGVVFLLSVGGLISLNIYVVNLKRKEIGIRKILGADIQGVLLTLSRRFVLLTVASAILSVPFSWYMLSAWLDGFAYRVDITPGLFVSAGLITFVLSMLSIALPSIRAALKNPAEALKTE; encoded by the coding sequence ATGAACGTCAATGCTGTACTCATTGCTTTGCGCCAGCTTCGGAAAAATCCGTTGACTGGACTGTTCACCCTGGCAGGACTTGCCATCGGCATCACCACCTTCACCTTGTTGTTGTTTTATGTCCGGAAGGAAAGCAGCTATGACCGCTTCCACCAGGATCCGGATCAGCTCTATCGCATCGTTAACCAATATCGCATCGGCACCGATCATCAGACCACGGCGTGGACTTCACCTGCCATCACCACCTATACCCAGGAAAAACTTTCCGAGGTGGCTGAAATGGTGAGGCTATTCCGCTATCGCTCGCCCTCCGTGATGGTAGAGGAACAAACCGGCAAAAGTTTCTCCGAAGAAAATAGCCTGTGGGCTGACGCGAATGTGTTTCGCGTTTTCACTTTTCATTTCATCAAAGGCAATCCGGCGCAAGCGCTCATGAGACCAAACACGATGGTCATCACATCATCTGCAGCAAAGAAATATTTTGGTAACAATGATCCCATCGGCAGGTCGCTGAACGATCTTACCATGGGTGCCACTTTCGAGATCACCGCGGTCGTGGACGACATGCCCGTTACGTCGCATTTTCGCGCCGACTTTCTCTGTTCGCTGACCACGCTTCCCAAACTATGGGGCGAAAACATATTATCGAACTGGAACAATAGTTTTCTCTACACGTATGTGCGCCTGGCTAACGGTGCCACCCCAGCGGCGACCGAAACAAAACTCAACGCCGTGCTGGCCACCAACACGTCGTCCACTGCCGACGCATCCTCTCACTTTTCGCTGCAGCCCGTGCCCGACATTCATTTGAAGTCTCATGTGCTCAACGAATGGCAGGCCAACTCCGACATCCGGTACATCTATATCCTTACGCTGGTAGGTGTACTCATCCTGCTGGTCTCCACCATCAACTATGTCAACCTCTGGATCGCCCGTGCAGAGCAGCGCACACGCGAGATTGGCATCCGCAAGGCCATCGGCAGCAGCAAGCTGCAATTGGGGAAGCAGTTCGTCGTTGAAAGTCTTGTGCAGGTAGTTCTGGCGTTGGTCCTCAGCATCGCGCTGGCCCCGACCATCGGACCTCAGATGGAGTCGGCTTTTGGTGAGCCTGTCTCATGGCTGCCTTCGGCAAATGTAACGACCTGGGTTGCGATCGGTGTGGGCATCGCGCTCTTCATGACGGTAGTGATGCTTTATCCCATCCGCATCATTTCAAAGATCCAACCGGCGTGGGCCATCAAAGGCACGGTCGTGAAGCTACAGAAGGGATTTGGCTTGTGGCAGGGATTAGTGGCCTTCCAGGTGCTGGCAACGACCATGCTCATCACCGGCACGCTGCTCGTGCAGCGGCAGCTCACCTTTATTGAACAAACTCCCATCGGCTATGATGCTGGTCATCTTCTCAACATCGCGCAACTTTCCAACACAGCGTTGCGCGAGCAATTAAAAAATGAATTATTGCAACACCCACACATCAGGGCAGCCAGCGGCGTGTCGCACCAAGTGGGTGGATTGCTTTATCAATCGGGATATACGGTATACAAAAAAGATGAACCGGAAATTGTGCTCTGGCAACGCATGCACACCGACCACGACTTTTGCAAAACCTATGGCATCCCCATCCTTGCCGGACGCGATTTTTCAAAAACAGTCGCCTCCGACACCGCCAACTTCATCATCAACGAAGCCGCCTGCCGCCAATTGCTTGTCTCCCCCAGCGAGGCCGTTGGGTTGGAGATCGCCGGCGAGAACAATGTGCGGGGCAAGATCATTGGGATCATGAAAGACTTTCACTTCAAAACGCTTCACACGGCCATCGAACCCCTCATCGCCCACATTGTTCCCGATCGTGTACGCATGCTATCGGTCAACATCGACAACGAAGACCGCGAGGCCACGCTGGCATGGATCGGTGCAAAATGGAAAACACTGGAACCGGCCGTTCCCTTCATGTACACATCGCTCGACGATTTTAACCATCGCCACTATGCCTTGGAACACCAGTTTGAAAAATTGATCATGTTCTTCACCGGCGTAGTATTCCTCCTCTCGGTGGGCGGTCTCATCAGTTTGAATATTTATGTGGTCAATCTCAAACGAAAAGAGATTGGGATTCGAAAAATATTGGGTGCGGACATTCAAGGTGTTTTGCTGACACTATCGCGAAGGTTTGTATTGCTCACCGTGGCCAGCGCCATTCTATCCGTGCCTTTTAGCTGGTATATGCTCAGCGCATGGCTCGATGGTTTTGCTTATCGCGTAGACATCACGCCGGGGTTGTTTGTTTCTGCGGGGTTGATTACGTTCGTGCTGTCAATGCTTTCTATCGCGCTGCCTTCTATTCGGGCGGCTTTGAAGAATCCAGCGGAGGCCTTAAAAACAGAGTGA
- a CDS encoding class I SAM-dependent methyltransferase has protein sequence MKKIIAWLIRYVPRKYLQRVSGVGLKAVSLFYIGNNVTCPVCSRGFRQFLPYGRIHPRPNALCPNCLSLERHRLIWLYLQQKTSFFTAPHHVLHIAPEACFIKRFEALHGDRYITADIESPLAKVKMDIHQIPFPENTFTVVLCNHVLEHVADDIKAMSEIHRVLQPGGFAIMQIPFFNPIPDVTFEDPTITDKREREKIFGQDDHVRKYGHDYTQRIARAGLTPVADEFVNQLPDDIRRKYGLVKGETIYVGYKN, from the coding sequence ATGAAAAAAATTATCGCGTGGCTCATCCGCTATGTGCCCCGGAAATACCTCCAACGGGTAAGCGGTGTGGGATTAAAAGCCGTCAGCCTGTTTTATATCGGAAACAACGTCACCTGCCCCGTCTGCAGCCGGGGGTTCCGCCAGTTCCTTCCCTATGGCCGCATCCACCCGCGTCCTAACGCGCTGTGTCCAAATTGTTTGTCGCTGGAGCGGCACCGCCTCATCTGGCTGTACCTGCAACAGAAGACTAGCTTTTTCACGGCACCCCATCACGTGCTGCACATCGCGCCTGAAGCCTGCTTCATCAAACGCTTCGAAGCCCTTCATGGCGACCGCTACATTACGGCCGACATTGAGTCGCCTCTTGCCAAAGTGAAGATGGACATTCACCAGATTCCCTTCCCTGAGAACACCTTCACGGTGGTGCTTTGCAACCACGTGCTGGAACATGTGGCTGATGATATTAAGGCCATGAGCGAGATTCATCGCGTGCTGCAGCCGGGAGGATTTGCCATCATGCAGATCCCATTTTTCAATCCTATCCCGGATGTCACTTTTGAGGATCCGACCATTACCGATAAACGCGAACGCGAAAAGATCTTTGGGCAGGATGATCATGTGCGGAAATATGGGCATGATTATACGCAACGCATTGCCCGCGCAGGATTGACTCCTGTCGCTGACGAGTTTGTGAATCAACTTCCCGATGATATCCGACGGAAATATGGATTAGTGAAGGGAGAAACGATTTATGTGGGGTATAAAAACTAG
- a CDS encoding RNA polymerase sigma factor: MTETLLDIAMMHSDTLLARAKEGDQAAQGKLVQLWYKRIYNFGYKFFMDHDMAMEVSQKTFISMCRSLPSLQDNARFKSWLYKIAVNYCREEARKRKGNRSLSFDVVWNREAEDSPAWETSSQRFDNPERQLQQAELSDVLQQALRELNEEQREVVIMKEYEGLKFREIAEVLNISENTVKSRMYYGLDGLRKILERKNINKDTIGYEL, from the coding sequence GTGACCGAGACTTTACTGGACATTGCCATGATGCACTCTGACACCCTTCTGGCCCGCGCGAAGGAGGGGGACCAGGCTGCGCAAGGCAAGCTGGTGCAACTTTGGTATAAACGGATCTATAACTTTGGTTATAAGTTCTTTATGGACCACGACATGGCCATGGAAGTGTCGCAAAAGACGTTTATTTCCATGTGCCGCAGCCTGCCAAGCCTGCAAGACAATGCCCGTTTTAAGTCGTGGCTCTATAAAATTGCCGTGAACTACTGTCGCGAGGAGGCCCGCAAGCGGAAAGGGAACCGGTCCCTTTCGTTTGATGTGGTCTGGAATCGCGAAGCCGAGGATTCGCCGGCGTGGGAGACCTCATCGCAGCGGTTTGATAATCCCGAGCGCCAGCTTCAGCAAGCCGAATTGTCGGATGTGTTGCAGCAGGCCTTGCGTGAGCTGAACGAGGAGCAGCGCGAGGTGGTGATCATGAAAGAGTACGAGGGTCTGAAGTTCAGGGAGATCGCGGAGGTGCTGAACATTTCGGAGAACACGGTGAAGTCGCGCATGTATTATGGACTGGACGGTCTGCGCAAAATTTTGGAACGAAAGAATATCAACAAAGATACCATAGGCTATGAGCTATAA
- a CDS encoding anti-sigma factor family protein: MSYKPSEQDLMAYLYGELEDDKREKLEQYLLENPTARLELEKMNGLRRMLAQVEDKEVIAPPIFVGEHPSQRFWQAPYVKTIIGIAASLLVVILVAKLSGLNIRYQQQELRISFGDVPEVKTVTSVPQPVAATLTPEQVQDMINNSLQQNNATLQASLDETQRKLNASINQSLALNSGKIDKLVQQASTASEAQVREFVASMQTENAKLVKSYFQLSANEQKQYVEGLLVDFAKYLQQQRNDDLQVVRTQINSLQQNNDVFRKETEQILTSIISKVNTRSSVGMAN; this comes from the coding sequence ATGAGCTATAAACCCAGTGAACAGGATCTGATGGCTTACCTGTATGGCGAGCTGGAAGACGACAAACGCGAAAAGCTGGAGCAATATCTCCTGGAGAATCCCACGGCCCGCCTGGAGCTAGAAAAAATGAACGGCCTGCGCCGGATGTTGGCCCAGGTGGAGGACAAGGAAGTGATTGCCCCGCCCATTTTTGTGGGGGAGCATCCCTCGCAACGGTTCTGGCAGGCGCCTTACGTGAAGACCATCATAGGCATTGCCGCCTCGCTGCTGGTGGTGATCCTCGTCGCTAAACTTTCGGGTCTTAACATACGGTATCAGCAACAAGAACTGCGCATCAGCTTTGGCGATGTGCCCGAAGTGAAGACCGTGACGTCCGTCCCTCAACCCGTTGCGGCCACGCTTACCCCCGAGCAAGTGCAGGACATGATCAACAACTCGCTGCAACAAAACAATGCGACCCTGCAAGCCAGCCTGGACGAAACGCAAAGGAAGCTGAATGCGTCCATCAATCAGAGCCTGGCTTTGAATTCGGGCAAGATCGACAAGCTGGTGCAACAAGCTTCCACCGCTTCCGAGGCGCAGGTGCGCGAATTTGTGGCCTCGATGCAAACCGAAAACGCGAAACTGGTGAAGAGCTACTTCCAGCTGAGCGCCAACGAACAGAAACAATATGTGGAAGGCCTGCTGGTGGACTTCGCCAAATATCTGCAACAACAACGCAACGACGACTTGCAGGTGGTGAGAACACAGATCAACAGCCTCCAACAGAACAACGACGTGTTTAGAAAAGAGACCGAACAAATATTGACCAGCATTATCAGCAAGGTGAATACGAGGAGCAGCGTCGGCATGGCAAACTAA
- a CDS encoding chloride channel protein: MKQILNVIQSPVTYLREKLSQRQFFILSAILVGLSSGLAAVILKYIVHSIEAFVTYYSNYYERFFLFAIFPIVGILLAVAYVCYALKNKFKKGSAEIVYTIVKKSSNIEPQQMYSHLVTSALTVGFGGSTGLESPMVSTGAAIGSNYAQTYNLSYKDRTILLACGASAGIAAAFNSPIAGVLFAVEVLLADISATAFIPLIISAACGALLSKIILKQGVVLSFSLQQPFNYHNMPHYVLLGILAGFISLYYARAFTWIDGKMKGIVNRWIRVVVGGLLLFALLILFPPLFGEGYESIKVLASLHPSELTNASLLRNFIHSDGEILVFLGALMFLKTFAAGITIGSGGNGGSFGPSLFVGAYMGYIFSRIVNLIGFAHIPEVNFTLVGMAGILSGVFYAPLTAIFLIAEITGGYGLMIPLMIVSALSITVAHYFEPLSMEGKKLSSMLDISVENRDKFLLSKLDLGSLIETNFSALKPNDNLQSLIRVISTSNRNTFPVVDEKNELQGIIHMDHVRSIIFSPEKHEKTVMKDLMTKPAATIMTTENLHSVLKKFDDTNQWNLPVVDNKQYLGFVSKSNVLTKYRSELLKSV, from the coding sequence ATGAAGCAAATACTCAACGTCATCCAGTCACCGGTCACTTACCTGCGCGAAAAATTGTCGCAGCGGCAGTTCTTCATTTTGTCCGCTATTCTCGTCGGACTTTCCTCAGGGCTCGCAGCCGTCATTCTGAAATACATCGTGCACTCCATCGAGGCGTTTGTCACGTATTATAGCAACTATTACGAACGCTTCTTCCTGTTTGCCATCTTCCCCATCGTGGGCATCCTCCTCGCGGTGGCCTATGTCTGTTATGCCTTAAAAAACAAATTCAAAAAAGGAAGCGCCGAGATCGTCTATACCATTGTCAAAAAATCCAGCAACATCGAGCCACAGCAGATGTATTCACACCTCGTCACCAGCGCGCTCACCGTCGGTTTTGGAGGGTCCACCGGCTTGGAGTCGCCCATGGTCAGCACCGGCGCCGCGATTGGCTCCAACTACGCACAGACCTATAATCTCTCATATAAGGATCGCACCATCCTGCTTGCCTGCGGCGCTTCGGCCGGCATTGCAGCTGCCTTTAACTCTCCTATCGCCGGCGTGCTCTTTGCCGTGGAAGTTTTGCTGGCCGACATCAGCGCCACGGCCTTTATTCCGCTCATCATCTCTGCCGCCTGTGGCGCTTTGCTCTCCAAGATCATCCTCAAGCAAGGTGTTGTGCTCTCCTTTTCGCTGCAGCAGCCGTTCAACTATCACAACATGCCGCACTATGTGCTGCTGGGCATTCTTGCCGGTTTTATTTCGCTGTATTACGCCCGGGCCTTCACGTGGATCGATGGGAAAATGAAAGGCATCGTTAACCGTTGGATCAGGGTGGTCGTGGGCGGCTTGTTACTTTTTGCGTTGCTCATTCTCTTTCCGCCGCTCTTCGGCGAGGGCTATGAGTCGATCAAAGTCCTCGCGTCCTTGCATCCTTCCGAACTCACGAATGCCTCACTGCTGCGAAACTTTATTCACAGCGATGGTGAGATCCTGGTCTTCCTGGGTGCCCTCATGTTCCTGAAAACCTTCGCGGCCGGCATCACCATCGGCAGTGGCGGCAATGGCGGCAGCTTTGGCCCCTCCTTGTTTGTGGGCGCTTATATGGGTTATATCTTTTCACGCATCGTCAACCTCATCGGCTTTGCGCATATACCGGAAGTAAACTTCACGTTGGTGGGCATGGCAGGGATTCTCAGCGGTGTTTTTTATGCCCCGCTCACGGCCATCTTTCTCATTGCCGAGATCACCGGGGGATATGGCCTCATGATCCCGCTCATGATCGTGTCGGCGCTCAGCATCACCGTGGCGCATTATTTCGAGCCGCTTTCAATGGAAGGCAAAAAACTTTCGTCCATGCTCGATATCTCCGTCGAGAACCGCGACAAATTTTTGTTGAGCAAACTCGACCTCGGCTCGCTCATCGAAACCAATTTCTCAGCGTTGAAACCCAATGACAATCTGCAGTCGCTCATCCGCGTCATCTCCACCTCTAATCGCAACACATTCCCGGTAGTCGACGAAAAAAATGAGTTGCAGGGGATCATTCACATGGATCACGTGCGAAGCATCATCTTCAGCCCGGAGAAACATGAAAAGACGGTGATGAAGGATCTGATGACAAAACCGGCAGCGACTATCATGACCACGGAGAATCTTCACAGTGTCCTTAAAAAATTCGACGATACGAATCAGTGGAATTTGCCGGTGGTGGACAATAAGCAATACCTCGGATTTGTATCGAAGTCCAATGTGTTGACAAAGTACAGATCGGAGTTATTGAAGTCTGTGTGA
- a CDS encoding DUF6232 family protein, translated as MIPDKVLYTDGRGITVTDSTFQVKNMSYRLNGITKHGLFTIQPERLPGILLAGIGILLGLFGMLKLIPNTVIADTQINGTYYTANYLALWIGGGLLMLGLIVMVIVRERYAVRIATAEGEKNAVVSNKKEYIAQIVNALNEAFHRDDIHAVYTSNTADLR; from the coding sequence ATGATACCTGACAAAGTGCTTTACACCGATGGCCGTGGCATCACGGTCACCGACTCGACCTTTCAAGTTAAGAACATGTCGTATAGACTAAACGGGATTACTAAACACGGCCTCTTCACCATCCAGCCGGAGCGACTGCCGGGCATTCTGCTGGCGGGCATCGGCATCCTGCTGGGTTTGTTCGGAATGTTGAAGCTCATTCCCAACACCGTCATCGCCGACACGCAAATCAACGGCACCTACTACACGGCCAATTATTTGGCATTGTGGATTGGTGGTGGCTTGCTGATGCTCGGTTTGATCGTGATGGTCATTGTGCGCGAGCGCTACGCCGTGCGCATTGCCACTGCGGAGGGTGAGAAGAATGCCGTGGTAAGCAATAAAAAGGAATACATTGCGCAAATCGTCAATGCGCTTAACGAAGCTTTTCATCGCGACGATATCCATGCGGTGTATACCAGCAACACAGCAGATTTGCGTTAG
- a CDS encoding endonuclease/exonuclease/phosphatase family protein: MSHSNFFMALVLAVLYALARVQPTEENYLWLLPFLIPGVLALNLLLVLWALVRRKLSGVYYLVALGIGAPYLASTLPWKGFVHRPPPSAQSFSVLNYNVSLTGFPYVQDWAFYAPPPLAFQLKDWILQQNADVQCYQEFMTFDGDKNFDMLHRFKEKGYQYYFSADIKQPHYPVVGILIVTKFPILKTGDVAVSENGFNRVAFADVLAGTDTVRIIGVHLQSMGLKQYDPSKAWDLPSAFAKVGLILNQLKTGMQDRRVQVEKLKAFIQGSPHPVICVGDFNDLPYSYAYQALKKDLNNTFEEAGSGFGFTYNGNTLRTLRIDNQFHSHRVQALQFKTLNAVGYTDHFPLLGTYSITPSRP, encoded by the coding sequence TTGAGCCACTCTAATTTCTTCATGGCCCTCGTGCTGGCAGTATTGTATGCGTTGGCGCGTGTGCAGCCCACGGAAGAAAATTATCTTTGGCTCCTGCCTTTTCTCATCCCGGGCGTGCTGGCCCTCAATCTATTGCTGGTTTTGTGGGCGTTGGTCCGGCGCAAACTTTCGGGTGTGTATTATTTGGTAGCCTTGGGCATTGGAGCCCCTTACCTGGCGAGCACTCTCCCCTGGAAAGGTTTTGTTCATCGACCACCGCCATCGGCCCAAAGCTTTTCCGTGCTTAATTACAACGTTTCGCTTACCGGTTTTCCCTATGTGCAGGACTGGGCTTTTTATGCGCCGCCGCCGCTGGCCTTTCAGCTGAAGGACTGGATCCTCCAACAAAACGCCGACGTGCAATGCTACCAGGAATTCATGACCTTCGACGGCGACAAAAACTTTGACATGCTCCACCGCTTCAAAGAGAAGGGCTATCAATACTATTTTTCCGCCGACATCAAACAACCTCACTATCCCGTAGTGGGTATCCTCATCGTCACAAAATTTCCTATACTGAAGACGGGCGATGTAGCCGTTAGCGAGAACGGTTTTAATCGTGTAGCTTTCGCCGATGTGCTGGCTGGCACGGACACGGTGCGCATCATTGGCGTCCATCTCCAGTCGATGGGACTCAAACAATACGACCCCAGCAAGGCGTGGGACCTGCCGTCGGCTTTCGCAAAGGTGGGCCTCATCCTAAACCAACTCAAAACCGGTATGCAAGACCGCCGTGTGCAAGTCGAAAAGCTTAAAGCCTTTATACAAGGTTCGCCTCACCCGGTGATCTGCGTGGGCGATTTCAACGACCTGCCCTATTCATATGCCTACCAAGCCCTGAAAAAAGATCTCAACAATACCTTCGAAGAGGCCGGCAGCGGGTTTGGATTCACCTACAATGGCAACACGCTGCGCACGTTGCGCATCGACAATCAGTTCCATTCGCATCGTGTGCAAGCCTTGCAATTCAAGACCCTGAACGCGGTGGGCTACACCGACCATTTCCCTTTGCTGGGAACGTACAGCATCACCCCCTCGCGACCATGA
- a CDS encoding SRPBCC family protein yields the protein MAKQKEIHQLASVTNEALKKATGKSWTAWINALDRKKADTLSHPEIVKLLAPKIESPWWRQKIALGFREAKGKRITGQVAGGFQIGARRVFPLSKDEAWDFLLSPGAMKIWLGKALALDGARPYKVKKGLAAELRVFKPGSHLRMGWHPDNWLSPSLLQVRVVASGKKTALSFHHEGLPSEAAREEMKTHWTVVLDKLERLFEMR from the coding sequence ATGGCCAAGCAAAAAGAAATCCACCAACTCGCCAGCGTCACCAACGAAGCCCTGAAGAAAGCCACCGGCAAAAGCTGGACCGCCTGGATCAATGCCCTCGACCGCAAAAAAGCCGACACCCTCTCCCATCCCGAAATCGTAAAACTCCTCGCCCCAAAAATCGAAAGCCCCTGGTGGCGCCAAAAGATCGCCCTCGGCTTCCGCGAAGCAAAGGGCAAACGCATCACCGGCCAAGTTGCCGGCGGTTTCCAAATCGGTGCGCGACGCGTCTTCCCCCTGTCGAAAGACGAAGCCTGGGATTTTCTCCTTTCCCCCGGAGCCATGAAGATCTGGCTCGGCAAAGCGCTGGCCTTGGATGGTGCGCGCCCCTACAAAGTAAAAAAAGGACTCGCCGCCGAGTTGAGAGTGTTCAAACCCGGCTCCCACCTCCGGATGGGCTGGCACCCCGACAACTGGCTCTCGCCTTCCCTCTTGCAGGTGCGGGTTGTTGCCAGCGGAAAAAAGACAGCCCTGAGTTTTCACCACGAAGGATTGCCTAGCGAGGCAGCGCGCGAAGAAATGAAAACCCATTGGACCGTTGTACTCGACAAACTGGAGAGGCTCTTCGAAATGCGATGA
- a CDS encoding alpha/beta hydrolase, translating to MKKLYYLLLLITTTTFAQQGLVKESLKVKSAALGKDVEYNIYLPADYDKSNRQYPVLYLLHGYGDDETGWTQFGEAQIIADRLQGEVAPMIIVMPDAGVSWYINSYDGKVKYEDFFIKEFIPFIDANYRTRPTKQYRAVAGLSMGGYGTLIMATKHPELFSSAAPLSSGVFTDEEIINGDPNMWNNVMGNLYGKKDLTGKDRLTDHYYKNSILKIIETANADELKKVRFYIDCGDKDFLIKGNMALHAALIDKKIPHEFRVREGVHNWTYWRTALPEVLKFISVSFHQQ from the coding sequence ATGAAAAAACTCTATTACCTCCTCTTGCTCATCACCACCACCACCTTTGCCCAACAAGGCCTGGTGAAAGAAAGTCTGAAAGTGAAAAGCGCCGCCCTCGGCAAAGACGTGGAATACAACATTTATCTGCCAGCCGATTACGACAAATCCAACCGGCAATATCCCGTGCTCTACCTGCTCCACGGCTATGGCGACGATGAAACCGGATGGACACAATTTGGCGAAGCCCAGATCATCGCCGACAGACTCCAGGGCGAAGTAGCCCCCATGATCATCGTGATGCCCGATGCGGGTGTGAGCTGGTACATCAACAGCTACGATGGCAAAGTGAAGTATGAGGACTTCTTCATCAAAGAATTCATTCCTTTTATCGACGCCAACTATCGCACGCGTCCCACGAAACAATACCGCGCGGTCGCCGGCCTGTCCATGGGCGGCTATGGCACCCTGATCATGGCTACCAAGCACCCCGAGCTGTTCTCATCTGCCGCACCCCTAAGCTCCGGTGTTTTCACCGACGAAGAGATCATCAATGGCGACCCCAACATGTGGAACAATGTGATGGGCAATCTCTATGGTAAAAAAGATCTCACCGGCAAAGACCGCCTCACCGATCACTACTACAAGAACTCCATCCTCAAGATCATCGAAACCGCCAACGCCGACGAACTAAAAAAGGTCCGCTTCTACATTGATTGCGGCGACAAGGACTTCCTCATCAAAGGCAACATGGCCCTCCACGCCGCCCTCATCGACAAAAAGATCCCCCACGAATTCCGCGTCCGCGAAGGCGTCCACAACTGGACCTACTGGAGAACCGCCCTACCCGAAGTACTAAAATTCATCAGCGTAAGCTTCCACCAACAATAG
- a CDS encoding amidase family protein, with amino-acid sequence MKQAGATIVEVDVRSQMKDLGPAGYNVLKYEFKHGLNQYLATAPAAKVKDLKALIAFNREHEREAMPFFKQEILEASEALGDLDSPEYKESVKKTLTLSRTAIDNALRENKLDAICGPANGPAWCTDLVNGDAFNGYGAYSTAARAGYPHITVPMGAVEGLPVGINFFSTAFAEPVLITIAFAYEQLSHKRTIPAFLTTFAPGS; translated from the coding sequence ATGAAACAGGCCGGGGCCACCATCGTGGAAGTAGACGTTCGCTCACAAATGAAAGATCTGGGGCCGGCGGGCTATAATGTTCTGAAGTATGAATTCAAGCACGGTCTTAATCAATACCTCGCCACTGCACCGGCTGCAAAAGTGAAAGATCTGAAAGCGCTCATTGCTTTCAACCGCGAGCACGAGCGCGAGGCCATGCCTTTTTTCAAACAAGAAATACTGGAAGCCTCCGAAGCCCTCGGCGACCTCGACAGCCCCGAGTACAAAGAGTCGGTAAAGAAAACGCTGACGCTTTCGCGCACAGCCATCGACAACGCATTGCGTGAAAACAAACTGGACGCCATTTGCGGACCGGCAAACGGCCCGGCGTGGTGCACCGACCTCGTGAACGGCGACGCCTTCAATGGCTATGGTGCCTATAGCACGGCGGCCCGGGCGGGCTATCCGCACATCACCGTTCCCATGGGCGCCGTTGAAGGCCTGCCCGTTGGCATTAATTTTTTCAGCACCGCTTTCGCTGAGCCGGTTCTCATCACCATCGCGTTTGCGTATGAGCAACTGTCGCACAAAAGAACGATCCCGGCTTTCCTGACCACCTTCGCCCCCGGCAGCTGA